In Corynebacterium frankenforstense DSM 45800, the DNA window GTCACGCTCACGGGCGAGTGACCGGGGGTGCCGCGCGGACGCACTGCGCGGAAGTGCTGACAGCGCAGGCGAGATGCATTAGTCTGCGAAAAGACATCGAGGTCCCCGGACCGCGCCCGCGGCGGGCCGGGGTAGGACAGGACACGAGATGACGGACGGGCCTGAGACGGAGACGGACGTGGCCGAGAACTTCGACCCGGTGGACACGGTCGACCCGATTGACGGGGTCGACGAGGTCGACGAGATGGACCGGCACTTCACGGCCGCCCACGGCGACCTGGCGGACCTGGGCGACCCGGACCCGGACTACCTGCTGGCCACCGAGCGCGAGCAGCCGGTGCACGCGCAGCGCAACGCGCTCGCCGTGATCGTCAGCGACCACCGCACCGAGGCGGTCGACGGCACCGGCTACCTGCTCACCGAGCTGCTCAGCGAGGCGGGCTTCGCCGTCGACGGGGTGCTGCGCGTGGCGTCGAACAAGTCGCAGATCCGGCAGGCCATCGAGACCGCCGTGGTCGGTGGCGTGGACCTGGTGGTCACCGTCGGCGGCACCGGGGTCAGCCCCCGCGACAAGACACCCGAGGCCACCCGCGCCGTGCTCGACCAGGTAGTGCCGGGTGTGCCGCAGGCGCTGCGCTCCTCGGCGCTGCGCGGCGGCGCCATCGACGCGTGCACCTCGCGCGGCACCGCCGGGGTCTCGGGGCAGACCGTCGTGGTCAACCTCGCCGACTCCCGGGCCGCCGTCCGCGACGGCCTGGCCACCATCCCGCCGCTGGTGCACCACCTCATCGACGAGCTGCAGCGGGCGAGCATGGGCGACGTCGCCCCGCGCGACGAGGCGCACCGGTGACCGGGCGCGGGCGGCGGGAGCGCCGCCGTCGCGCGGTGCGCCGGCGCTCCACGGCGGCGAACATCGACCGGAGCGCAGACACGCCCCGCCACGGCTTCGGGCCGGGCGGGGCGTGGGATGAGTCAGCGGGGGACGCGGACGCCGCGCGTGAGGTCCTGCTGGACCCCGAGGCGGACGACGAGCCGCGCGGGCTCGAGTTCTTCCTCGAGCAGCGGCCCCCGCACTACGGCGGTTAGTTGACGCCGGTGCCGCGCTGCTCCTTGAGCAGGTCGCGGATCTCGGAGAGCAGGTTGGCCTCGATGGAGGCCTCCTCGCCCTCCTCCTCGACGCCCTTGCGGCGCGCCTGGAGCTCGTTGAGCTTGTTCATCGGGGCGATCAGGATGAAGTAGACCACCGCGGCGATGATCAGGAAGTTGATGGCGGCGGTGATCACGGCACCGAAGTCCACGAACGTGGCCTCGTTGCCGGAGATGATGTGGATACCCATGCCGGAGACGTCCGGGCCGCCGCCGATGGAGGCGATCAGCGGGTTGATGATGTGCTCCGAGAACGCGGTGACGATGGCCGTGAACGCGGAGCCGATGACGACGGCGACCGCCAGCTCGATGACGTTGCCGCGCAGAATGAAGTCGCGGAATCCCTTGAGCATTAATGCCCTCCAAATCGGATGTCTGATTTTGCCTACCGGATCTTAGTCCACGGGGCCCCTCCCGGGGGAGGGACCGGCCCGCTCGCCGGTGAGCACCACGGTCAGGGGCCGCTCCAACGCCGCCGAGGCCACCGCGGCGGCCGCCTCCGGCGGCAGCGCGACGAGCAGGGCACCGGGCTCCTCGTCCTCGCCGCCGGTGAGCACCACCCGCGCCCCGCGGGCGATCTCGCGGGGGCCGTGCTCCTCGTCCTCCGCGGTCAGCACGGAGACCTCGTCGCCGTGGCGCAGCAGCCCGGCCACGCCCGGGTCCGCCAGGGCCAGCGGCACCAGGTGGCGTGGCCCCTCGTCGAGGGCGGCCACGCCGGCCGGGCCGAGCAGCTTGACCTCGGTGGCCGCCTCCCCGGCGCCGAGGGTGGTCACGGTGATCTCGCCGGCGGCCGACTCGAGTCCCTCCCGTCCGGTCAGCGCGCCCTCGGGCACCAGGTGCGGGGGTGTGGCACGCAGTTGGAGGTCCCCCTCGGCGACCGTCGTGCCGGCGGGCACCCGGTGGGTGAAGACGACGACCTCCACGTCGGCCTCCCCGCCGCGGGCGAGGTGGGCGACGAGCGCGAATAAAACCAGCGTGGCCGCGGCGACGCGGCGCAGCAGCACGGTGCGCCGCCAGCCGGGGGTGGCCAGCGCGCGCAGGGCCGGGGGAAGGGGTCTCATACCCGGTTAGACCCGCGCGCCAGCCGCTCGGTTCCGTCAGCGCCCCGACGACTCAGCGGCCCACCGACTCAGCGCCCCGGCGACTCAACGCGTGCGGAAGAGCCCCTTGTCCGTGACCACCACGTCGACCGCGGCGTCGTGCTCCTCGACGGGGACCTCGCGCACGTCCCCGGCGTAGACCAGCGCGATCGTGCGCGGGCGCCGGCGGCCCTCGCGGGCGGCCAGCTCGTCGAGCTCGGCGAGCGTGCGGTCGTAGTAGCCGCCGCCCTGGCCCAGACGGCGCCCGGAGCGGTCGACGGCGAGCGCCGGCACGATCACCGCTGCGCAGTCGAGGAGCGCAGCGGTGTCCCGGTACGGCCCGGGCGGCTCCTGGGTGCCCAGGGGGCCGGGGGTCATGCGCGCCCGGCCGCGGAAGACGCCCCAGGTCAGGTGCCCGTTCTTCCCGGAGACGGGGAGCACGACGCGCTCGGCCTCGCCCTGCAGGACGTCGACAAGCATGCGCCCGCCGGGCTCGGCGCCGACGGGGAAGTAGGCCGCCACGGCGGCCGGCGGGCGGTCCATCGCGCGCAGCTCGGCGGCGAGGTGGGCCAGCAGCGCGGCGTCGAGGTCGCTGCGCCGCTCCGGTCCTATCTCCCCGCGCGCGGCGCGGATGCGTCGGCGTAGCTCACGTTTCTCGGCGTGCAGCGGGTTGTCCGTCATGAACTCCAAGTTAGTCGCGGTGCGCGCCGCTGTGTCTCCCTCAGACCCGGGCGTGCGGTGGGTAGGCTGAAAGATTATGACTAGACCCATCGCGCAGCACCCCCACGCGGTCAAGACGGTCGTCGTACCGGCCGCGGGACTGGGGACGAGGTTCCTGCCGGCCACCAAGACGGTGCCCAAGGAGCTGCTCCCCGTCGTCGACACCCCCGGCATCGAGCTGATCGCCGATGAGGCCGCCGCCCTCGGGGCCTCCCGCCTGGCCGTGATCACCGCGCCCGGCAAGGCCGGGGTGCTCGCGCACTTCGACGCCGCCCCGGAGCTCGAGGAGGTCCTCGAGGCGCGCGGCAAGACCGAGCAGCTGGACAAGGTCCGCCACTCCTCGCGCATCATCGAGGCCTGCCCCGTCACCCAGGACAAGCCGCTGGGCCTCGGCCACGCCGTGGGCCTGGCCGAGTCGGTGCTCGACGAGGACGAGGACGTCGTCGCCGTCATGCTGCCGGACGACCTGGTGCTGCCGGTCGGCGTGATGGAGGAGATGGCCCGCGTGCGCCGCGAGTTCGGCGGCTCCGTGCTCTGTGCCGTGTGCGTGCCCGACGACGAGGTCTCCAACTACGGCGTCTTCGACGTCGCCGAGGTCGACGGCCGCGAGGACGTGCGCCGCGTGGTCGGCATGGTGGAAAAGCCCGCCCGCGAGGACGCCCCCTCCAACCTGGTGGCCACCGGCCGCTACCTGCTCGACCGCGACATCTTCGACGCGCTGCACCGCATCACCCCCGGCAAGGGCGGCGAGCTGCAGCTGACCGACGCCATCGAGCTGCTCATCTCCGAGGGCCACCCGGTGCACGTCGTCGTGCACCGCGGGCACCGCCACGACCTGGGCAACCCGGGCGGCTACATCCGCGCCTGCGTCGACTTCGGGCTCTCGCACCCGACCTACGGGCCGGGCCTGCGTCGGGCGATCGACCAGATCCTCGCCGAACACGACGCCGCGGCGGCCGGGGCCGCCGACCGCGCGGGGGACTAGACTCCGCAAGCGACAGCGCGCCCCCGCCACGGGGTCGCGCGGAAGGAGGAACGCGCCGTGCGATCCGTCGAGGAACAGCTGGAACTGGTCACCGACGCCGCGCTGACGCCGGAGCCGGTGCGCGTGTCGATCGTCGACTCCCTCGGGCTGATGTGCGCCGAGGAGGTCCAGGCGACCCACGAGCTGCCCGGCTTCGCCCAGGCCGCCGTGGACGGCTACGCCGTGCGCGCCGTCGACGTCGGCGGTGAGCGCGCCCTGTCCGGCCGCTCGCGGCCGACCCGCGAGGACGGCGAGGAGTCCGGCCCGTCCCGTCTGACCCCGCTCGAGCAGTCGCTGCCCGTGGTGGGGGAGGTCGCCGCCGGCTCGCAGCAGCCCCTGCGTCTGCAGCCGCGCCAGGCCGTGCGCGTGCACACCGGTGCCGCGCTGCCCGCGCTTGCCGACGCCGTGCTGCCCCTGGCGTGGTCCGACCGTGGCCGTCGGCGCGTGGTCGCCGCCCGCGCCGTGCGCTCCGGCGACTTCGTGCGCCGTCCCGGTGACGACATCGGGCGTGGCGACGTCGCGGTGACCTCCGGTGCCGTGCTGGGCCCGGCCCAGGTGGGGCTTTTGGCCGCCGCCGGGCGGGCCAACGTGCTCGTCTACCCGCGGCCGCGGCTCTCCGTGATCTCGGTGGGCGCCGAGCTCGTCGACGTCAACCGCGAGCCCGGCCTCGGCCAGACCTACGACGTCGCCGGTTACGCGCTGGCCGCCGCGGCCAAGGAGGCCGGGGCGGACGTGCACCGCGTCGGCATCGCCGCCGGCGAGCCGCGCCGCCTGCGCGAGATCATCGAGTCGCAGCTGATGCGCTCGGAGATCCTCGT includes these proteins:
- a CDS encoding MogA/MoaB family molybdenum cofactor biosynthesis protein, translating into MDRHFTAAHGDLADLGDPDPDYLLATEREQPVHAQRNALAVIVSDHRTEAVDGTGYLLTELLSEAGFAVDGVLRVASNKSQIRQAIETAVVGGVDLVVTVGGTGVSPRDKTPEATRAVLDQVVPGVPQALRSSALRGGAIDACTSRGTAGVSGQTVVVNLADSRAAVRDGLATIPPLVHHLIDELQRASMGDVAPRDEAHR
- the mscL gene encoding large conductance mechanosensitive channel protein MscL — encoded protein: MLKGFRDFILRGNVIELAVAVVIGSAFTAIVTAFSEHIINPLIASIGGGPDVSGMGIHIISGNEATFVDFGAVITAAINFLIIAAVVYFILIAPMNKLNELQARRKGVEEEGEEASIEANLLSEIRDLLKEQRGTGVN
- a CDS encoding 5-formyltetrahydrofolate cyclo-ligase produces the protein MTDNPLHAEKRELRRRIRAARGEIGPERRSDLDAALLAHLAAELRAMDRPPAAVAAYFPVGAEPGGRMLVDVLQGEAERVVLPVSGKNGHLTWGVFRGRARMTPGPLGTQEPPGPYRDTAALLDCAAVIVPALAVDRSGRRLGQGGGYYDRTLAELDELAAREGRRRPRTIALVYAGDVREVPVEEHDAAVDVVVTDKGLFRTR
- a CDS encoding UTP--glucose-1-phosphate uridylyltransferase, yielding MTRPIAQHPHAVKTVVVPAAGLGTRFLPATKTVPKELLPVVDTPGIELIADEAAALGASRLAVITAPGKAGVLAHFDAAPELEEVLEARGKTEQLDKVRHSSRIIEACPVTQDKPLGLGHAVGLAESVLDEDEDVVAVMLPDDLVLPVGVMEEMARVRREFGGSVLCAVCVPDDEVSNYGVFDVAEVDGREDVRRVVGMVEKPAREDAPSNLVATGRYLLDRDIFDALHRITPGKGGELQLTDAIELLISEGHPVHVVVHRGHRHDLGNPGGYIRACVDFGLSHPTYGPGLRRAIDQILAEHDAAAAGAADRAGD
- the glp gene encoding gephyrin-like molybdotransferase Glp; this encodes MRSVEEQLELVTDAALTPEPVRVSIVDSLGLMCAEEVQATHELPGFAQAAVDGYAVRAVDVGGERALSGRSRPTREDGEESGPSRLTPLEQSLPVVGEVAAGSQQPLRLQPRQAVRVHTGAALPALADAVLPLAWSDRGRRRVVAARAVRSGDFVRRPGDDIGRGDVAVTSGAVLGPAQVGLLAAAGRANVLVYPRPRLSVISVGAELVDVNREPGLGQTYDVAGYALAAAAKEAGADVHRVGIAAGEPRRLREIIESQLMRSEILVVTGAVGGSGALRVQEVLREFGDVDTTRVAMHPGSVQGFGLLGDERTPVFLTPSNPVSSLVIFEVLARPLIRLSLGKRNAKRRMVRARALGKVASRPGRTGFIRARLMRDAHTGDYLVEGLGGATGAPAHLLAGLAQANAMIRVPADAAEIRPGDVVDVIFLSQAG